In Pseudonocardia cypriaca, a single genomic region encodes these proteins:
- a CDS encoding DUF6282 family protein yields the protein MTQTASGLWDETLDADRFVPDPEADGLLVGGVDLHTHPGPSPFPRRMSILDAATDAATVGFRAIVCKSHHHSMQTDILALEPAGLAETGVQVFGGIALNRTVGGLNPYAVELALRMGGRVVWFPTISSTAHLEFHRHHNHSGFPVSGIPLRDNEPISVVGDDGRLVPEAQDILSVIAGESAILNCGHLPADEIDVLVPAAVAAGVERIVVSHPDFIVGAAPERVGEWCRRGAAVEHCLAMVARPADGSPVEKIAGFLREAGVGHTLFSSDLGQKNNPLPVTAYRRMVRSLLDAGTATDDIRAMVGGNAAQLLFP from the coding sequence ATGACCCAGACAGCTTCCGGCCTGTGGGACGAGACGCTCGACGCCGACCGGTTCGTGCCCGATCCCGAGGCCGACGGGTTGCTCGTCGGCGGCGTCGACCTGCACACGCACCCCGGCCCGAGCCCCTTCCCCCGTCGGATGTCGATCCTGGACGCCGCCACCGACGCGGCGACCGTCGGTTTCCGGGCGATCGTCTGCAAGTCCCACCACCACAGCATGCAGACCGACATCCTCGCGCTGGAGCCGGCCGGGCTGGCCGAGACCGGCGTCCAGGTGTTCGGGGGCATCGCGCTGAACCGGACCGTCGGCGGGCTCAACCCGTACGCGGTGGAGCTCGCGCTGCGGATGGGCGGGCGCGTGGTCTGGTTCCCGACCATCTCCTCCACGGCGCACCTCGAGTTCCACCGGCACCACAACCACAGCGGCTTCCCCGTCTCCGGCATCCCGCTGCGCGACAACGAGCCGATCAGCGTGGTCGGCGACGACGGCAGGCTCGTCCCGGAGGCGCAGGACATCCTGTCCGTCATCGCGGGCGAGTCGGCGATCCTCAACTGCGGGCACCTGCCCGCCGACGAGATCGACGTGCTGGTGCCGGCCGCCGTAGCGGCCGGGGTCGAGCGGATCGTCGTCAGCCACCCCGACTTCATCGTCGGGGCGGCTCCCGAACGGGTCGGGGAGTGGTGCCGCCGCGGCGCCGCCGTCGAGCACTGCCTGGCCATGGTGGCCAGGCCCGCCGACGGCTCGCCGGTCGAGAAGATCGCGGGCTTCCTCCGCGAGGCGGGCGTCGGCCACACGCTCTTCTCGTCCGACCTGGGCCAGAAGAACAACCCGCTGCCGGTCACCGCGTACCGGCGGATGGTGCGCAGCCTGCTGGACGCGGGCACCGCAACCGACGACATCAGGGCGATGGTGGGGGGCAACGCGGCGCAGCTGCTGTTCCCTTGA
- a CDS encoding IclR family transcriptional regulator: protein MTSGSGGTGDIQAVQRVGQLLALFTLDRPRLTVAEAASLVGLNRSTVSRYFGSLVLAGVLERSREEQAAYEPGPLLLQLGAVAQGQRRVLDLAPSHMRRLSRETGLTVVLSLWGSAGPVVSLVSEVGTGPILVTVRVGTTLDMDSAQGHLFLHFSEDHEALAKYWGSLDPVKRRRVEAEVADAGERGLSTVSAPVGMAVLAAPVFDDHGIAATIAAVGGQPDDTEIATALRRAAFRITAEMGGTEVWRSLIPGGADDVVESVEAS, encoded by the coding sequence TTGACCAGCGGCTCGGGCGGCACCGGCGACATCCAGGCGGTGCAGCGCGTCGGGCAGCTGCTGGCCCTGTTCACACTCGACCGGCCCCGGCTCACGGTGGCCGAGGCGGCCTCCCTCGTCGGGCTGAACCGCAGCACCGTCAGCCGCTACTTCGGCTCCCTCGTCCTCGCGGGCGTCCTTGAGCGCTCCCGCGAGGAGCAGGCGGCCTACGAACCCGGCCCGCTGCTGCTGCAGCTCGGCGCGGTGGCGCAGGGCCAGCGCCGGGTGCTCGACCTGGCGCCGAGCCACATGCGCCGCCTCTCCCGCGAGACCGGGCTGACCGTGGTGCTCTCGCTGTGGGGATCGGCGGGGCCGGTGGTCTCGCTCGTCAGCGAGGTCGGCACCGGCCCGATCCTGGTCACCGTGCGCGTCGGCACCACCCTCGACATGGACTCGGCCCAGGGCCACCTCTTCCTGCACTTCTCCGAGGACCACGAGGCGCTCGCCAAGTACTGGGGCAGCCTGGACCCCGTCAAGCGCCGCCGCGTGGAGGCCGAGGTGGCCGACGCCGGCGAGCGTGGCCTGTCCACCGTCAGCGCACCCGTCGGCATGGCGGTCCTGGCCGCACCGGTGTTCGACGACCACGGCATCGCCGCCACCATCGCCGCGGTCGGAGGGCAGCCCGACGACACGGAGATCGCCACCGCGCTGCGGCGGGCGGCGTTCCGGATCACGGCTGAGATGGGTGGCACCGAGGTGTGGCGCTCGCTGATCCCCGGTGGCGCAGACGATGTCGTGGAGTCGGTGGAGGCCTCGTAG
- the katG gene encoding catalase/peroxidase HPI — protein MADVTESISESENPAIPSPTPQVTRPRTNRDWWPNQLDLQVLHQHSPRANPMGEDFDYREEFESLDVDALRRDLVEVMRTSQDWWPADYGHYGPLFIRMSWHAAGTYRIHDGRGGGGQGAQRFAPLNSWPDNASLDKARRLLWPVKEKYGRKISWADLLVLAGNVAIEDMGLKTFGFAFGREDIWQAEEIFWGPEDTWLGDERYSGERELAEPFGAVQLGLIYVNPEGPNGNPDPVASARDIRDTFGRMAMNDEETVALIVGGHTFGKCHGAVDPQYIGPEPEACPVEHQGLGWKNRVGTGAGPHAMTSGLEGAWTNEPTRWDNGYLDNLYGYDWELTRSPAGAHQWTPKNPEAQGTVPDAHDPSKRHAPMMLTSDIALKVDPVYGPITKRFHENPDQLADAFAKAWYKLLHRDMGPVSRYLGPWVPEPQLWQDPVPPVDHELVADAEIAELKEKVLASGLSVSQLVSTAWASAATFRGTDKRGGANGARIRLAPQKDWEVNNPDELGKVLQTLEQVQRDFNVSQTAKKVSLADLIVLAGCAAVEKAARDAGHDVTVPFAPGRTDASQEQTDVDTFAVLEPTADGFRNYLRVGEKLPPETLLVDRAYMLNLSAPEMTVLVGGMRALNANFEQSSHGVFTDRPETLNNDFFRNLLDMRTEWKVSDTENVYEGRDRATGEPRWTATAADLVFGSNSQLRAIAEVYACADAKEKFVRDFVAAWDKVMNLDRFDLA, from the coding sequence ATGGCGGACGTGACCGAGAGCATCAGCGAGTCCGAGAACCCGGCGATTCCCTCCCCGACTCCCCAGGTGACCCGGCCGAGGACCAACCGGGACTGGTGGCCCAACCAGCTGGACCTGCAGGTTCTCCACCAGCACTCGCCCCGGGCCAACCCGATGGGCGAGGACTTCGACTACCGCGAGGAGTTCGAGTCCCTCGACGTCGATGCGCTCAGGCGCGACCTCGTGGAGGTGATGCGGACGTCGCAGGACTGGTGGCCCGCCGACTACGGCCACTACGGGCCGCTCTTCATCCGGATGAGCTGGCACGCGGCGGGGACCTACCGCATCCACGACGGCCGGGGCGGCGGCGGCCAGGGCGCGCAGCGCTTCGCCCCGCTCAACAGCTGGCCCGACAACGCGAGCCTCGACAAGGCGCGGCGGCTGCTCTGGCCGGTCAAGGAGAAGTACGGCCGCAAGATCTCCTGGGCCGACCTGCTGGTCCTCGCCGGCAACGTGGCCATCGAGGACATGGGCCTGAAGACGTTCGGCTTCGCCTTCGGGCGGGAGGACATCTGGCAGGCCGAGGAGATCTTCTGGGGCCCGGAGGACACGTGGCTCGGGGACGAGCGGTACAGCGGCGAGCGGGAGCTCGCCGAACCGTTCGGCGCCGTGCAGCTGGGCCTGATCTACGTGAACCCGGAGGGGCCGAACGGCAACCCCGACCCCGTCGCGTCGGCGCGCGACATCCGCGACACGTTCGGCCGGATGGCGATGAACGACGAGGAGACGGTCGCGCTCATCGTCGGCGGCCACACGTTCGGCAAGTGCCACGGCGCGGTCGACCCGCAGTACATCGGCCCGGAACCGGAGGCCTGCCCGGTCGAGCACCAGGGGCTCGGCTGGAAGAACAGGGTCGGTACCGGCGCCGGCCCCCACGCGATGACCAGCGGGCTCGAGGGCGCCTGGACGAACGAGCCGACCCGGTGGGACAACGGGTACCTGGACAACCTCTACGGGTACGACTGGGAGCTGACGCGCAGCCCCGCGGGTGCGCACCAGTGGACCCCCAAGAACCCCGAGGCCCAGGGCACCGTGCCCGACGCCCACGACCCGTCGAAGCGCCACGCGCCGATGATGCTGACGTCGGACATCGCGCTGAAGGTCGACCCGGTCTACGGGCCGATCACGAAGCGGTTCCACGAGAACCCCGACCAGCTCGCCGACGCGTTCGCCAAGGCCTGGTACAAGCTGCTGCACCGCGACATGGGCCCGGTCTCGCGCTACCTGGGCCCGTGGGTGCCGGAGCCCCAGCTGTGGCAGGACCCGGTCCCGCCGGTGGACCACGAGCTGGTCGCGGACGCGGAGATAGCGGAGCTGAAGGAGAAGGTGCTCGCTTCCGGGCTGTCGGTCTCCCAGCTCGTCTCGACCGCGTGGGCGTCGGCGGCCACCTTCCGCGGCACCGACAAGCGCGGCGGGGCCAACGGAGCCCGCATCCGCCTCGCGCCGCAGAAGGACTGGGAGGTCAACAACCCGGACGAGCTGGGCAAGGTGCTGCAGACCCTCGAGCAGGTCCAGCGGGACTTCAACGTCTCGCAGACCGCGAAGAAGGTCTCGCTGGCCGACCTGATCGTCCTGGCCGGCTGCGCCGCGGTGGAGAAGGCGGCCCGGGACGCCGGGCACGACGTCACGGTCCCGTTCGCACCGGGACGCACCGACGCCTCGCAGGAGCAGACCGACGTCGACACGTTCGCCGTGCTCGAACCGACGGCCGACGGGTTCCGCAACTACCTGCGGGTCGGGGAGAAGCTGCCGCCGGAGACCCTGCTGGTGGACCGCGCCTACATGCTGAACCTGAGCGCTCCGGAGATGACGGTGCTCGTCGGTGGCATGCGGGCGCTGAACGCCAACTTCGAGCAGAGCAGCCACGGCGTCTTCACCGACCGGCCGGAGACCCTGAACAACGACTTCTTCCGCAACCTACTCGACATGCGGACCGAGTGGAAGGTCTCCGACACCGAGAACGTGTACGAGGGCCGCGACCGCGCCACCGGCGAGCCCCGGTGGACCGCCACGGCCGCCGACCTCGTCTTCGGCTCGAACTCGCAGCTGCGGGCCATCGCCGAGGTCTACGCCTGCGCCGACGCGAAGGAGAAGTTCGTGCGTGACTTCGTGGCGGCCTGGGACAAGGTGATGAACCTGGACCGGTTCGACCTCGCCTGA
- a CDS encoding MFS transporter: MPESTSDPSAVTRRRRAVLSAWAGFAVDSYSIYIASSVLLPALVYFQGDMSPETKSIFAGMTLAATLLGRPLGGLIFGHFADRLGRRRVGAVTIYGFGTISLLIACLPGAELIGPIPATTLLLALRFVEGIFLGGEYTAATPMALEYAPPHRRGLIGAVIQCAASGGPLLVAVAMALTLMVAPSGGLDSPYVQWGWRLPFILGFVLSFLVAWFLRRRVEESPIQEEAVAQAGERAKSPVRMILRGGPGRAFIQAWVTMTGLFFIVTVTTSVLNQFLLQNEGYTPADLANTQLVIPVCMASYIFFGWLSDHIGRKPALYIGGALQLTLYPVVITLVGSGSVRGWWNLTLLAVAAHCLTVAPFGVLPAYINERFATIVRSTGWGVAYGTAVIIPSFFSYYMIWLSALVPFVHTAGVLAAFGAILILVATVCGPETRGIDLRKAGEDAEREPAAPPVEVAAPPSLTPAKEQA; encoded by the coding sequence ATGCCCGAGAGCACTTCCGACCCGAGCGCGGTCACGCGGCGGCGGCGGGCGGTTCTGAGCGCGTGGGCAGGCTTCGCCGTCGACTCGTACTCGATCTACATCGCGTCGTCGGTGCTGTTGCCCGCGCTCGTGTACTTCCAGGGCGACATGTCGCCGGAGACCAAGTCGATCTTCGCGGGCATGACGCTCGCTGCGACCCTGCTCGGGCGGCCGCTCGGCGGCCTGATCTTCGGGCACTTCGCGGACCGGCTCGGGCGCAGGCGCGTCGGTGCCGTCACGATCTACGGGTTCGGCACGATCTCGCTGCTCATCGCCTGCCTGCCGGGCGCGGAGCTGATCGGGCCGATCCCGGCGACGACCCTGCTGCTCGCTCTCCGCTTCGTGGAGGGCATCTTCCTGGGCGGCGAGTACACCGCCGCCACCCCCATGGCCCTCGAGTACGCCCCGCCGCATCGCCGGGGTCTCATCGGCGCGGTGATCCAGTGCGCGGCGAGCGGTGGGCCGCTCCTCGTGGCGGTAGCGATGGCGCTGACGCTCATGGTCGCGCCCAGCGGCGGTCTCGACTCGCCCTACGTGCAGTGGGGCTGGCGGCTGCCGTTCATCCTCGGCTTCGTCCTGTCGTTCCTGGTCGCCTGGTTCCTGCGCCGCCGGGTGGAGGAGTCGCCGATCCAGGAGGAAGCGGTCGCCCAGGCCGGTGAGCGGGCGAAGTCGCCGGTGCGGATGATCCTGCGGGGCGGGCCGGGCCGGGCGTTCATCCAGGCGTGGGTGACGATGACGGGCCTCTTCTTCATCGTCACCGTGACCACCAGCGTCCTGAACCAGTTCCTGCTCCAGAACGAGGGCTACACCCCGGCGGACCTCGCCAACACCCAGCTGGTCATCCCGGTCTGCATGGCGTCGTACATCTTCTTCGGGTGGCTCTCCGACCACATCGGCCGCAAGCCCGCGCTCTACATCGGCGGCGCGCTCCAGCTGACGCTGTACCCCGTGGTGATCACGCTGGTCGGATCCGGGTCGGTCCGCGGGTGGTGGAACCTCACCCTGCTCGCGGTGGCGGCGCACTGCCTCACCGTCGCCCCGTTCGGCGTGCTGCCCGCGTACATCAACGAGCGGTTCGCGACCATCGTCCGATCCACCGGGTGGGGCGTGGCCTACGGGACCGCGGTGATCATCCCGTCCTTCTTCTCCTACTACATGATCTGGCTCAGCGCCCTCGTGCCGTTCGTCCACACCGCGGGCGTCCTCGCCGCGTTCGGCGCGATCCTCATCCTCGTCGCCACGGTCTGCGGTCCCGAGACGCGCGGGATCGACCTGCGCAAGGCCGGCGAGGACGCGGAGCGGGAGCCCGCAGCGCCACCCGTCGAGGTCGCGGCCCCGCCATCCCTCACCCCGGCGAAGGAGCAGGCGTGA
- a CDS encoding DUF4230 domain-containing protein yields the protein MAHQLLEPDTRAWTGRRRRRRSPLKLLAVIAALAIALPIGAQFAGLLPALSATFTPQTVDRGPAPLMAALTDISEYHAATGTFQVLVDIERDTPHVPALISGERTTLFATGQVDALVDLSGLGPDRVTTSADHTAVAFALPPARLAPATLDPTATRIVGRDRGIVERLAGVINNNPVRDEELYRLAARKLDESARQSDLAARAETNTRNMLTSLARSLGYEQVTVTFGDAR from the coding sequence ATGGCGCACCAACTGCTCGAGCCCGACACCAGGGCGTGGACCGGCCGGCGGCGGCGTCGCCGCTCTCCGCTCAAGCTCCTCGCGGTGATCGCCGCCCTGGCGATCGCCCTGCCGATCGGAGCCCAGTTCGCGGGGCTGCTACCGGCCTTGTCCGCGACGTTCACGCCGCAGACCGTCGACCGGGGCCCGGCCCCGCTGATGGCCGCGCTGACCGACATCTCCGAGTACCACGCCGCCACCGGCACGTTCCAGGTGCTCGTGGACATCGAACGCGACACCCCGCACGTGCCCGCGCTGATCAGCGGCGAGCGCACCACGCTGTTCGCCACCGGTCAGGTGGACGCGCTGGTCGACCTCTCCGGCCTCGGGCCGGACCGGGTGACCACGTCCGCCGACCACACCGCCGTCGCGTTCGCGCTGCCGCCCGCGCGGCTGGCCCCGGCCACCCTCGACCCGACGGCGACCCGCATCGTCGGCCGCGATCGGGGCATCGTCGAGCGGCTCGCGGGCGTCATCAACAACAACCCGGTCCGCGACGAGGAGCTGTACCGGCTCGCGGCGCGGAAGCTGGACGAGTCGGCCCGGCAGAGCGACCTCGCCGCCCGCGCCGAGACCAACACCCGCAACATGCTGACGTCGCTGGCACGCTCGCTCGGGTACGAGCAGGTCACCGTGACGTTCGGGGACGCGCGCTGA
- a CDS encoding RNA polymerase sigma factor, with translation MTTSEGAPAATARPGEDVALWAAARDGDSDAFAALYHRHADPVWRHAHRLTGSPTAAEDVLAATFLTTWRRRAEVQLAAGSLRAWLFAVAGNEARTEWRRTHRRHRLLRRIGPAPHVDDHSDTVVTSLDDRRRAHQVLAAVAELPAAQREAVALCLVGDVPYAEAAEVLGVPEATLRSRVHRARATLRTVVPEEVR, from the coding sequence ATGACGACCAGTGAGGGGGCACCGGCCGCGACCGCGCGGCCGGGCGAGGACGTCGCGCTGTGGGCGGCGGCGCGCGACGGCGACTCCGACGCGTTCGCCGCGCTGTACCACCGCCACGCCGACCCCGTGTGGCGCCACGCGCACCGCCTGACCGGCTCCCCCACGGCGGCCGAGGACGTCCTCGCCGCGACGTTCCTGACCACCTGGCGGCGGCGCGCAGAGGTGCAGCTCGCCGCGGGCTCCCTGCGGGCGTGGCTGTTCGCGGTGGCCGGCAACGAGGCGCGCACGGAATGGCGGCGCACCCACCGCAGGCACCGGCTCCTGCGCCGGATCGGTCCGGCCCCGCACGTCGACGACCACTCCGACACCGTCGTGACCTCGCTCGACGACCGCCGCCGCGCCCACCAGGTGCTAGCCGCGGTCGCCGAGCTGCCGGCCGCGCAGCGCGAGGCCGTGGCGCTGTGCCTGGTCGGCGACGTCCCCTACGCGGAGGCGGCGGAGGTCCTCGGGGTGCCCGAGGCGACGCTGCGCTCCCGCGTCCACCGTGCCCGCGCGACCCTGCGCACCGTCGTGCCCGAGGAGGTCCGATGA
- a CDS encoding HpcH/HpaI aldolase family protein, translating to MRQDVHMFRELLQSSDRPVVGTFVKIPALEVAEILGEAGFDFVVIDTEHALLSVRDVYSLVVVYSRMGVAPLVRITDHGYGDAQRYLDAGAAGILVPHVSNAGQAGAAMRQYLFPPEGTRGMGYASRAGLWGSLPGGPAEYVRAGQEDVARIAMIEERESVDDLAGILAAPGVDAVFIGPGDLSLSMGEPTGSPAVHDAVTKCIATAVEAGVPVGTVVQGEDQIRLRAEQGCRFLLVGNDTGMFGAAARRITSTTRSALAAPPADEED from the coding sequence GTGAGACAGGACGTCCACATGTTCCGTGAGCTGCTCCAGTCCTCCGACCGGCCGGTCGTAGGCACCTTCGTCAAGATCCCGGCGCTGGAGGTGGCGGAGATCCTCGGCGAGGCCGGCTTCGACTTCGTCGTCATCGACACCGAGCACGCGCTGCTCTCGGTCCGCGACGTCTACTCCCTCGTGGTCGTGTACTCCCGGATGGGAGTCGCACCGCTGGTCCGGATCACCGACCACGGCTACGGCGACGCGCAGCGCTACCTGGACGCGGGCGCCGCCGGCATCCTCGTGCCGCACGTCTCGAACGCCGGACAGGCCGGCGCCGCCATGCGCCAGTACCTGTTCCCGCCCGAGGGCACCCGCGGGATGGGGTACGCCTCCCGCGCCGGGCTGTGGGGCAGCCTCCCCGGCGGCCCCGCCGAGTACGTCCGCGCCGGGCAGGAGGACGTCGCCCGGATCGCCATGATCGAGGAGCGGGAGTCGGTCGACGACCTCGCGGGGATCCTGGCCGCCCCGGGCGTCGACGCGGTGTTCATCGGCCCCGGCGACCTGTCCCTGTCCATGGGGGAGCCCACCGGCTCACCCGCCGTGCACGACGCGGTCACCAAGTGCATCGCGACGGCCGTCGAGGCCGGCGTGCCGGTCGGGACCGTCGTACAGGGCGAGGACCAGATCCGGCTGCGCGCAGAGCAGGGCTGCCGGTTCCTCCTCGTCGGGAACGACACCGGGATGTTCGGCGCGGCCGCCCGGCGGATCACGTCGACGACCCGCTCCGCGCTCGCCGCGCCACCCGCAGACGAGGAGGACTGA